A part of Gossypium hirsutum isolate 1008001.06 chromosome A07, Gossypium_hirsutum_v2.1, whole genome shotgun sequence genomic DNA contains:
- the LOC121202901 gene encoding transcription factor JUNGBRUNNEN 1 isoform X1, with product MEDSIDDNKKKRNGEEIKLPGFRFHPTDEELVGFYLRRKVEKKPISIELIKQIDIYQYDPWDLPKVSNVGEKEWYFYCKRGRKYRNSIRPNRVTGSGFWKATGIDKPIYSSSTKEPHHHHHHHHHQHDRHQHQHLCTCIGLKKSLVYYRGCAGKGTKTDWMMHEFRLPPNGNHTTNAQEAEVWTLCRIFKRTPPNNKYPPTTVASTAAWKFSATTTIKQNGTDYPTTCRSSMEDVSQSQNSYDKCKSLCDTVIQQKGNKPDMDEVDARNYFLYGGTLPLSTQQAPFTSTNFPTFCNHPNGDVDVFSNGNLDELRPVVEVALEPYTSHAFDYT from the exons atGGAGGATTCAATTgatgataataaaaagaaaagaaacgggGAAGAAATTAAGCTTCCAGGTTTTAGATTTCACCCAACAGACGAAGAACTCGTGGGGTTTTATCTGAGAAGAAAGGTGGAGAAGAAACCGATCAGTATTGAACTAATCAAACAGATTGATATCTATCAGTATGATCCTTGGGATCTTCCAA AAGTTAGCAATGTGGGAGAAAAAGAATGGTATTTCTATTGCAAGAGAGGAAGAAAATACAGAAACAGCATAAGGCCAAATAGGGTGACCGGTTCAGGGTTTTGGAAGGCAACCGGCATCGACAAGCCCATCTATTCATCGTCAACCAAAGAACCCCatcatcaccatcaccatcaccatcatcAGCATGATCGTCATCAGCACCAGCATTTATGCACATGCATTGGGCTCAAGAAATCCCTTGTCTACTATCGAGGCTGTGCCGGCAAGGGCACCAAGACCGATTGGATGATGCATGAGTTTCGCCTTCCCCCTAATGGGAACCACACCACCAATGCCCAAGAAGCG GAAGTTTGGACGCTTTGTCGAATCTTCAAACGAACCCCGCCAAACAACAAGTACCCACCAACCACGGTGGCATCAACGGCGGCTTGGAAATTCAGTGCCACCACGACAATCAAACAAAACGGAACTGATTATCCCACAACTTGTCGTAGCAGCATGGAAGATGTTTCTCAAAGCCAAAACAGCTACGACAAGTGCAAGAGCCTTTGTGACACAGTCATCCAACAAAAGGGTAACAAACCAGACATGGACGAAGTTGATGCAAGAAACTACTTCCTTTACGGCGGCACTCTTCCATTGTCAACGCAGCAAGCTCCATTTACATCCACGAATTTCCCCACTTTTTGCAACCACCCCAATGGCGATGTCGATGTGTTTAGTAATGGAAATTTGGATGAGTTGAGACCAGTGGTCGAGGTAGCCCTTGAACCCTATACCAGCCATGCCTTTGATTATACATAA
- the LOC121202901 gene encoding transcription factor JUNGBRUNNEN 1 isoform X2: protein MEDSIDDNKKKRNGEEIKLPGFRFHPTDEELVGFYLRRKVEKKPISIELIKQIDIYQYDPWDLPISNVGEKEWYFYCKRGRKYRNSIRPNRVTGSGFWKATGIDKPIYSSSTKEPHHHHHHHHHQHDRHQHQHLCTCIGLKKSLVYYRGCAGKGTKTDWMMHEFRLPPNGNHTTNAQEAEVWTLCRIFKRTPPNNKYPPTTVASTAAWKFSATTTIKQNGTDYPTTCRSSMEDVSQSQNSYDKCKSLCDTVIQQKGNKPDMDEVDARNYFLYGGTLPLSTQQAPFTSTNFPTFCNHPNGDVDVFSNGNLDELRPVVEVALEPYTSHAFDYT, encoded by the exons atGGAGGATTCAATTgatgataataaaaagaaaagaaacgggGAAGAAATTAAGCTTCCAGGTTTTAGATTTCACCCAACAGACGAAGAACTCGTGGGGTTTTATCTGAGAAGAAAGGTGGAGAAGAAACCGATCAGTATTGAACTAATCAAACAGATTGATATCTATCAGTATGATCCTTGGGATCTTCCAA TTAGCAATGTGGGAGAAAAAGAATGGTATTTCTATTGCAAGAGAGGAAGAAAATACAGAAACAGCATAAGGCCAAATAGGGTGACCGGTTCAGGGTTTTGGAAGGCAACCGGCATCGACAAGCCCATCTATTCATCGTCAACCAAAGAACCCCatcatcaccatcaccatcaccatcatcAGCATGATCGTCATCAGCACCAGCATTTATGCACATGCATTGGGCTCAAGAAATCCCTTGTCTACTATCGAGGCTGTGCCGGCAAGGGCACCAAGACCGATTGGATGATGCATGAGTTTCGCCTTCCCCCTAATGGGAACCACACCACCAATGCCCAAGAAGCG GAAGTTTGGACGCTTTGTCGAATCTTCAAACGAACCCCGCCAAACAACAAGTACCCACCAACCACGGTGGCATCAACGGCGGCTTGGAAATTCAGTGCCACCACGACAATCAAACAAAACGGAACTGATTATCCCACAACTTGTCGTAGCAGCATGGAAGATGTTTCTCAAAGCCAAAACAGCTACGACAAGTGCAAGAGCCTTTGTGACACAGTCATCCAACAAAAGGGTAACAAACCAGACATGGACGAAGTTGATGCAAGAAACTACTTCCTTTACGGCGGCACTCTTCCATTGTCAACGCAGCAAGCTCCATTTACATCCACGAATTTCCCCACTTTTTGCAACCACCCCAATGGCGATGTCGATGTGTTTAGTAATGGAAATTTGGATGAGTTGAGACCAGTGGTCGAGGTAGCCCTTGAACCCTATACCAGCCATGCCTTTGATTATACATAA